The following is a genomic window from Parabacteroides johnsonii DSM 18315.
GCTATACACGGAAACTGTTGCGGGACCAACTCTTGAGCTCCTGAAGAAATTGGAAGCGGAAGCTGCCATGTCGGATTTTAATCTGGCTGGTGGGACATCTTTGGCCCTGTATTTAGGGCACAGGATCAGTGTTGATCTGGATCTTTTCACTCCGAAACCGTTTGACGCGAAGAGTATGGAGGAGTTCCTTGCAGCCAAGTATGGATTTCGTACTGACTTTATGGAAAAAAATACGTTAAAAGGCTCCATAGCCGGTGTCAAGATAGACTGTATAACCCACTCTTACGACTACCTTGAAGAGCCATATACAGAGTCGGATATCAGATTATACAGCATGCGGGACATTATTGCCATGAAACTTTCCGCCATTGCGGACAATGGTTCGCGCTTAAAGGATTTCATTGATATAGCTTTTCTTTCTACCCGCTTCCCTTTCAACTCCATGCTGAAAATGTATGAGTGTAAGTTTCCCAGTTCAAATGTCATCAGACCTTTCAAGGCCATAACTTACTTTGATGACATAGACTTTGAAGAGGATATTGTCATGCTGAATGGCAAATATGAGTGGAAACTTATCGAGAAAAGATTGATTGATATGACGAGGAAACAAGATAAAGTTTTTGAGTCGTTTCCGTTGTCCCAAAAGAAGCAAACCAAAATATGCCATGATTAACTTGTAACCTTCCGAAATATTACTTATTTACCCCAAAAAACAGGATATCAAAGTTATAACTACCGGATTTCGGCAAAGCATACGCCGAACGGGGGCGTGCCAAGAACCTGAAAGGGGATAAGGAAGGCGCTTTCGAAGACCTGAAAAAATCCATCGAACTGAACCCCGAAGGCGATGAGGCCCAAAAGTTGGAAGGGCAGCATACGAACTTCAACGATATGTGTAAGGGAGGGATCTTCTGAATGAGGAGGATGCTGATTTTACAATAACCCCTGTTTTTTCTATTTCACCCCGGATACGTCTGGTTTTCGGGGTGTCTTTTTGCAGGCAGTACGGTACATTTTTGTGACGTACTGCCTGTACGTCTGCGCGGTTTGTTTCCGGTATATGTGTTTTTGTCGATCCGGATCTTGTTTTC
Proteins encoded in this region:
- a CDS encoding nucleotidyl transferase AbiEii/AbiGii toxin family protein, with translation MLYTETVAGPTLELLKKLEAEAAMSDFNLAGGTSLALYLGHRISVDLDLFTPKPFDAKSMEEFLAAKYGFRTDFMEKNTLKGSIAGVKIDCITHSYDYLEEPYTESDIRLYSMRDIIAMKLSAIADNGSRLKDFIDIAFLSTRFPFNSMLKMYECKFPSSNVIRPFKAITYFDDIDFEEDIVMLNGKYEWKLIEKRLIDMTRKQDKVFESFPLSQKKQTKICHD